AATATCCCCATGCATTTTCGAATCAAAGTATTTCAGCGGAAGACGGGACAATTTCTCATTTACCTGCTTACGCATGTCATAGACGATCTTCTGCGATACTCCTGCCATCACATATTGCTGCAAATAGCTGAACAGCGCACTGATGACATACAAGACGATCAAAAGGAGCAGGATATTTGCGATATATGCAAAGTCAAAAGCGAATTCCTTTTGCTGTCCCTGCATGAGCCCGATCATGCCTGCGAAAAGGCTTGTCGTCGCCTTTCCCATCAGCTTGGGACTGACAATAGCAAAGATCGTACTCAAAATCGCAGCCAGAAACACAATGATCAGCTGTCCACGGCGTGGCCGAAAGTAGCCGATCAAGCGCTTGAGTGTACCTTTAAAGTCCTTTGCCTTCGCTCCTGGCATCGCCATTCCCATCGGACCACTCATGTGGCCGCTACCTCTTGGCGCTTGATTACCTCCTCGCGGCTCTCTCATGCGATCTCCTCCTCTGTTAGTTGAGATCGAACGATTTCCTGATAGACTTCGCAGTTTTGCATAAGCTCATGATGTGTTCCCATACCCGCAACCGAGCCTTCATCCAGCACGATAATCTGTTCTGCGTCCATCACAGTGCTAACCCGCTGAGCCACGATGATTAACGTGGATTGGTTCTTCTCGATCTCCTCTTTTAATGCGGCTCGCAATAACGCATCTGTTTTGAAATCCAACGCAGAAAAGCTATCATCAAACATGTAAATGGACGGCTGACGGACAATTGCCCGTGCAATCGATAACCGTTGTTTTTGTCCACCCGACACATTCGTGCCGCCTTGGGAAATGTGTGCCTCGTATCCGCCATTCATACTCGCAATAAAATCGCCTGCCTGCGCAATTTTTGCAGCATGCTCGATTTCGGCATCTGTCGCGTCTTCTTTACCGAAGCGAATATTGTCGGCGATTGAGCCTGAAAAAAGCAGCACTTTTTGCGGGACATAGCCAATATTTGCCCGTAATTGCTCTAGAGGCAAGTGACGTATGTCAACGCCATCAACCCGAATGGCTCCGGAAGTCACATCGTAGAATCTCTCAACTAGATTAAGTATCGTCGATTTACCGGAGCCTGTCCCTCCGATAATCGCGGTGGTCTGCCCCGGACGAGCTGTAAAGGTGATCGAAGACAGAGCAGGGTTTTCAGCGCCTGGGTAAGTGAACGTGACGTTTTCGAGCTCCACGAGACCATTCGTTTGCTTTGTCGTTTTCACACTAGCTTCCGGTCGATCGAAAATGGTCGAATTTACATCCAACACTTCATTAATCCGTACAGCGGATGCCGACGCCCTGGGAACCATCACGAAAATCATGGATAACATGACTAAGGAAAACATAATTTGTGTCGCATATTGAATAAAGGCCATGAGATCCCCGACCTGCAAATCCATATTGCTGATCCGGATGCCGCCATACCATAGAATGGCAACAGCGGACAGATTAAAAGTCAGCATCATAATTGGCATCAAGGCAGCCATGATTCGGTTTACTTTAACAGCGGTGTCCATCAAGTCGGTATTCGCTTCCGTAAAGCGGTTTTGTTCTTTTTCAATCCGGTTGAAGGAACGAATGACCCGTATCCCTGTCAAACCTTCTCGGACGACGAGATTCAGCTTATCGAGTTTTTTCTGTATGGCCTTGAAGAGAGGCAATCCTTTGCGAGCGATCAAGAAGATGGCTAAAGCTAAAATGGGTACGGCTACAGCAAGGACAATTGTCAGCTTGGCATCTTTTGATAACGCCATGATGATTCCTCCGATACACATCATCGGGGCTGCCACCATAATGCGCAAAATCATGATTAAAACTTGCTGCACTTGATTAATATCGTTAGTCGTCCTCGTGATTAGTGAAGCGGTTCCGATTTGATCTATTTCTTGCATGGAAAAATGTTCAACCTGTTTGAACACCCGTGCGCGTAGCTTCCGCCCAAAGCCTGTGGCAACCTGGGAAGAAAAGTAGCTGGCACCGATGGAACAGAAACCGCCGCCTGCCGCAACAAATAACATAATGCCACCAATTTTCCAGATATATTGGGTATCTCCGTGCACAATCCCAATGTCAACAATATCGGCCATCAATGTGGGCAAGTACAAATCCGATAACGATTGGACGAAAACAAGTGCCAATACGATAGCGATTGGCCATTTGTATGACTTCAAGTACCGGAACAGCCTCATCATATGGTTGCATCCTCCTTTCCTTCCTCTTCCATACTACAATTCCAATTGGGATGAAGTTGTATTCGTAAAAAAAACGACCCTTTATCTGGATCGTTTCGAGGTTTGTTCCTATTCATGCACGAACACAACAGGCAGCTTCTCTTTACATAAGCCGCACGTTCATTCGATCGATCAGCTCAATGTTGTTAATGCTTCTCGCGTAAATGGTTGTAGTTCTTCGGTGTTGCCCTTACGAATTTTTGATACCCAAGCTGGATCACTCAGTAGCGCACGTCCAACTGCCACAAGATCAAACTCTTCCTGCTCGATCCGTTCAATCAGATTATCAATGTTAGCTGGCTGACTACCCTTGCCCTCGGTGAATAGACTCGTGAACTCAGAGTCCAATCCAACAGATCCAACGATGATGGTTGGTTTACCCGTCAGTTTTCGAGTCCAGCCTGCCAAGTTTAGATCAGAGCCTTCAAACTCCGGTTCCCAGAAACGTCGGGTGGAAGCATGGAAGATATCCACGCCGGCTTCGGACAGAGGAGTAAGGAAAAGCTGCAATTCCTCAGGCGTCTTTGCCAGTTTGAATTGATAATCGAACGGTTTCCATTGGGAAAATCGGAAAATAATTGGGAAGTCAGGACCGACTGCGTCCCGTACTGCCTTAATCACGTCTACAGCAAATTTTGTTCGGCCTACGAGATCACCGCCATATTCATCTGTACGCTTGTTGGTCACTTTCCAGAAGAACTGGTCAATCAGGTAGCCATGTGCTCCGTGAATTTCCACTGCGTCAAAGCCAATATTCTTAGCTTGAAACGCGGCTTGTGCGTAAGCCCGAATGAGATC
The window above is part of the Brevibacillus antibioticus genome. Proteins encoded here:
- a CDS encoding ABC transporter ATP-binding protein encodes the protein MMRLFRYLKSYKWPIAIVLALVFVQSLSDLYLPTLMADIVDIGIVHGDTQYIWKIGGIMLFVAAGGGFCSIGASYFSSQVATGFGRKLRARVFKQVEHFSMQEIDQIGTASLITRTTNDINQVQQVLIMILRIMVAAPMMCIGGIIMALSKDAKLTIVLAVAVPILALAIFLIARKGLPLFKAIQKKLDKLNLVVREGLTGIRVIRSFNRIEKEQNRFTEANTDLMDTAVKVNRIMAALMPIMMLTFNLSAVAILWYGGIRISNMDLQVGDLMAFIQYATQIMFSLVMLSMIFVMVPRASASAVRINEVLDVNSTIFDRPEASVKTTKQTNGLVELENVTFTYPGAENPALSSITFTARPGQTTAIIGGTGSGKSTILNLVERFYDVTSGAIRVDGVDIRHLPLEQLRANIGYVPQKVLLFSGSIADNIRFGKEDATDAEIEHAAKIAQAGDFIASMNGGYEAHISQGGTNVSGGQKQRLSIARAIVRQPSIYMFDDSFSALDFKTDALLRAALKEEIEKNQSTLIIVAQRVSTVMDAEQIIVLDEGSVAGMGTHHELMQNCEVYQEIVRSQLTEEEIA
- a CDS encoding NADH:flavin oxidoreductase, encoding MNSSKSVAALFNPFEYKGLKLENRFVMAPMTRSFSPKGIPGPNVAEYYRRRAENEVGLIITEGTLIEHPAAGSDQNIPHFYGEEALDGWARVVREVHEAGGKIAPQIWHTGMARQKEKFPESDAEPIGPSGLSLTGEKVSEPLSIEEINDLIRAYAQAAFQAKNIGFDAVEIHGAHGYLIDQFFWKVTNKRTDEYGGDLVGRTKFAVDVIKAVRDAVGPDFPIIFRFSQWKPFDYQFKLAKTPEELQLFLTPLSEAGVDIFHASTRRFWEPEFEGSDLNLAGWTRKLTGKPTIIVGSVGLDSEFTSLFTEGKGSQPANIDNLIERIEQEEFDLVAVGRALLSDPAWVSKIRKGNTEELQPFTREALTTLS